The window GTCAATCAAATGGGATTCGAAAACTATGCTTATCAATATCAACAAGGAAACAGCAATAATGCAAGCATTATGCAAATGAGAGAAGGCAATGAAGCTTTTCAAGAACAACTTCATAGAGAAAATGTAGCAAACGCATTCCAATCAGGCGTTGGCAATCTTTCTGAACAATTCCAATCAGGAATTATGAATGTTGCTGATGTGGAACAATGGGGAGATGAAAATTATGCTTCACAAACCCAAGGTAATGATGATGGTGAAGGCTTAGGTGAAGGTGAAAACGATCACCCACACTCAGCTGAATATAATTATGCAAACGTTCTTCAAAATGGTAGTGGAAACAGTTCTATTCAGTTCCAATTAGGAGAATCTAATGAAGCTTGGAGTGTTCAAGATGGTAGATCAAACAGTTCTTGGCAAGAACAAAATGGTTTTGAAAACTATTCAATGACTATCCAAGAAGGTACTATGAACAGATCTGAAGTTTTCCAATTTAATGCAGGACACAATTCATTTGTAAACCAAGCAGGAAATGGTAACTCAGCATTCGTAACTCAATTCTAAACTTGAAAAAATACTTTCGCTCCAAGGGCGAAAGTATTTTTAATAACAGTTAAAAAAAAGGAAATGAAAAATCTATTTGTCATAGCAACTATAGCATTATTGCTTTATAACCCAATCTCTATGGTTAAAGCTCAAAATAATAATAATGCTATCGACATAGAACAAATTAATATTGAAAATGAACAACAAAATGCTCTAAATAATGAAGTGTCATTACTTCAATTAGGGGACGAAAATAATGCTTACATCAAGCAAGTCGGACTTCATACAACCACTGTTAATCAGCAAGGATTAAATAACTCAATGTATGTTTTACAAAATGGTTTAAATGGACAATTTGCGCTAAGCCAAACAGGGAGTATGAATAATTACTATGGAGAACTTAATGGTGATTTTATAGAAGTCTATATTACTCAAGATGGGAATTATAATACAGTACAACAACAGATCTCTAGCAATTTTTCGAAAAGTAATATTGTGCAAGATGGTCAATATAATAGTGTTATACACACTTCTACTGCTACAGATTCCCCTGAATTGAATATTCAGCAAAGAGGAAATAATATGCAATTGATCATTAGATCATATTAACTAAAAAGCCGGAATATAATTTCGGCTTTTTTATCTACTATCGTCATGGAACGAATTTCAATAAGATATCTAGCAATAGTTTTGATTCTTATTCTTAACCTAAGTTCTTGTACTGAAGATGTGGTCACTCCTATTTTAACTGGTACAATAAGTGGAGTATCCATTAATAAAACTACAAATGCGCCTGTTGAGAATGTAGAAATAAACACTATTCCTGCTACCAATGAAGTTTACACAAATGATTTAGGAGAATTTATCATAGAAAATATACCGATCGGTGAATATACGGTATATGCTAAAGCCTTTGGTTTTGAGAATGAAAACATTAAAATAAATGTTACTAATAATGAAGTTACCGATGTAACTCTTAAATTAAACATTGCAAATCGAATTGCCTCAATCCCCATAAACCCTATTCCTCAAAATAATGCTATTGATCAAGCCCTTACGTTAAATCTTATATGGTCAATATCAGATCAAGGAGAACAAGAAAATCTAAAATACCAGATTCTATTATATGAAGATGATGACAATCAAATATTTCAACAAGTAGATGATTATACAGATACTACACTAACGGTAGAAGACTTAAATTATAATTCGAATTACTTTTGGCAAGTCAACGTGATTAGCTCAACAGGCAATATTACAAAAGGTGATATTTGGAGTTTTTCTACTGTAGCATTCCCTGATAATCGTTTTCTATTCACTTCTAACCGTGAAGGAGATTATAATATTTATTCATCAGACTTAGAGGGTGGGAAATTGACCCAAATAACTGAAAACAATGATTTTGAACTAAAACCATTGTATTCAAACAATAGAGATTTAATTGCTTATTCATCTAATGCAGAAGTCGACTATCATATTTATTTGATGAATAAGGATGGCAGCAACCCAAAAAAAGTAACTAACATTCCTATAGCAGGATTCCACAATCAAGGTATAGCTTTTTGTTGGTCACCTGATAATGGAAAATTGCTGTATAGTCATTACGAAAAATTATACACAATCAACCGAAATGGAACGGGTTTAAATCAAATAGCCACAGCTCCTAATGGCAAGCATTTTAGAAGTTCAGACTGGACCTCAGTAAACGATAAAATTGTAGTTGAAACTATTGGTTCTACCATCTATGAATCTGAAATATACTTAATGAATAGCGATGGTTCTGACACTATCCGCTTAGTAGATGATTTACCTGGAATTATCCAAAACCCAAGCTTCTCAATAGATGGCAAGGAAGTATTGTATACACAGGATATTTCAGGCTATGAATCCGCTAATGGAAGACAATTAAACGCCCATATCTTTAAAATAAATATTGAAACTAAGGAAATTTCAGATCTATCAAATAATAAACCCAATGGAACCAATGATTTGCAAGCAAGATTTTCACCTGATGGTGCCAGTATAATATTCATGAATACATCGAATGATGGTTCAGGATTAAAATCTATTTGGAAGATGGATACCAATGGCACTAATAGAACTTTATTATTTGAAGATGCTGAAATGCCTAATTGGCAATAGAAATCGACTTTAAAACCATTATTTATAACAATAAACAATAGAATTATGAAAACTATAGCGGCACTTAAAGACTTATTTATCGAACAGGGAAAGGAATTGTATAATTCTCAAGAACAGGAAATCAATATTCTGACAAAATTTAGAAAATCCATTAATTCAGAGGATTTACGAGAAATAGTTCGTCAGTATATCAAACAGGTTT is drawn from Marivirga arenosa and contains these coding sequences:
- a CDS encoding carboxypeptidase-like regulatory domain-containing protein, translated to MERISIRYLAIVLILILNLSSCTEDVVTPILTGTISGVSINKTTNAPVENVEINTIPATNEVYTNDLGEFIIENIPIGEYTVYAKAFGFENENIKINVTNNEVTDVTLKLNIANRIASIPINPIPQNNAIDQALTLNLIWSISDQGEQENLKYQILLYEDDDNQIFQQVDDYTDTTLTVEDLNYNSNYFWQVNVISSTGNITKGDIWSFSTVAFPDNRFLFTSNREGDYNIYSSDLEGGKLTQITENNDFELKPLYSNNRDLIAYSSNAEVDYHIYLMNKDGSNPKKVTNIPIAGFHNQGIAFCWSPDNGKLLYSHYEKLYTINRNGTGLNQIATAPNGKHFRSSDWTSVNDKIVVETIGSTIYESEIYLMNSDGSDTIRLVDDLPGIIQNPSFSIDGKEVLYTQDISGYESANGRQLNAHIFKINIETKEISDLSNNKPNGTNDLQARFSPDGASIIFMNTSNDGSGLKSIWKMDTNGTNRTLLFEDAEMPNWQ